The Oncorhynchus clarkii lewisi isolate Uvic-CL-2024 chromosome 20, UVic_Ocla_1.0, whole genome shotgun sequence nucleotide sequence tttgttcttaactgacttgcctagttaaataaaggtaaaataaataaaaaatcttgtGACTTTGTGCATGATGAGGAAAACCTTGTGATGTCACTTAAGGGAAaggtctgtgtgtgaatggaggaaGTGTGTTGACACTCATGATTACCCTTGTTGCAATGATATATTATTGAAATATTCAAATAGCATGGGCGACTGAGAAAAACTAATTGGTACAACTTAAGGCCAAGTGGCAAACaataatgcaggcactagggatgttGGTGTGAGCATGACAGTCTGGGCAGATGTAATAATTATTTGTGTCTGTAAGTTGTTGTTCGTATTTATATGTTTGTTTCAGgagtgtaaaaaataaataatgtatttaaaacatatatatatatatatatatatatatatacagtaccagtcaaatgtttggacacacctactcattcaagttttttttaaatgtttactattttctacatcaatactatgaaataacgcatatgaatcatgtagtaaccaaaaaagtgtttaacaaatcaaaatatatttaagattttaGACTTCAGTagcctcaaagtagccaccctttgccttgatgacagctttgcacaatcttggcattttctcaaccagcttcacctggaatgcttttccaacagtcttgaaggagttcccacatatgctgagcacttgttggctgcttttccttcactctgttgtccaactcatcccaaaccatctcaattcggttgatgtcgggtgattgtggaggccaggtcatctgatttcAGCactcccatcactctccttcttggtcaaattgcccttacacagcctggaggtgtgttgggtcatggaaaaacaaatgatagtcccactaagcgcaaagctgatgggatggcgtatcgctgcagaatgctgtggtagccatgcttgttaagtgtgccttgaattctaaataaatcacagacagtgtcaccagcaaagcacccccacttcATCACACCTCCTATTCCATGcctcacagtgggaaccacacatgcggagatcatccgttcacctactctgtctcacaaagacacagtggttggaaccaaaacatttggactcatcagaccaaaggacagatttccaccagtctaatactCGTGTttgttggcccaagcaagtctcttcttattattggtgtcctttagtagtggtttctttgcagcaattcgaccatgaaggcctgattcacgcagtttcctctgaacagttgatgttgagatgggtctgttacttgaactctgtgaagcatttatttgagctgcaatttctgaggctggtgaacttgtcctctgcagcaaaagtaactctgggtcttcctttcctatgagagccagtttcatcatagcgattgatggtttttgcgactgcactcgaagaaactttcaaaattcttgaaatgttgactgaccttcatgtcttaaagtaatgatggactgttgtttttctttgcctatttgagctgttcttgccataatatggacttggtcttttaccaaatagggctatcttctgtataccacccctaccttgtcacaacacaactgatttgctcagacgcgttaagaaggaaagaaattccacaaacaaacttttaacaagacacacctgttaatttaaatgcattccaggtgactacttcatgaagctggttgagagaaaaaaaaaacttgaatgagtaggcgtgtccaaacaaTTACTGGTACtgttatatacaaatatatatattacccTTGTTGCAAAGTGCTACCAGCTGCACTGCCTCTTAAAGTATACATGCCTCCAATAAAACATATGGTTATATCAAGCAAAAACACAATGGAGAACTGATTGAATCACACTTTGTTGACACAACAGAAACGTTCCATTATTTGTTTACTGTACATTCCCTTCGCAGACATGAATGATTTTGTAATGACATACTGCGCCGTGATTTGTCAAGAGGCTTGCAAAGTGGCCTAACTGCTTCCCATGCGTCAAAGATGGGTTGGTCTTTACCGTCAGATGTATGTCTGGGGAAAGATTGAGGGGGGGAATGTTCTGTCCCAATACCCGTTCTAAAGTGAGTGGTCAGGCTTTTAATGCAATGATTGccagttgtttaaaaaaaaacgtttttttctttCAGATTTCATAAGATTAGATTTCAAAATATTTGACGAGGTAAGTGTTGTCAAATTATCTATAAAAaggctatttatatttttgccataTCTGTTGTGTTTCATGACAAATTCTATAATATTAGCTTTTCTCTTGTGTACTTCCTCCATGCAGTGGTGTGTAGGCCAAGATGTCATCGAAGATGCCAAGCTCTAACAACGTAACTCAGGCCAGAAGGACAGTACAACAGCTAAAGATAGAGGCCAGTATTGAGAGGATAAAGGTACAGCATGCTGAAAGTAGAAAGGAGTGTTGAGTAACAAAGTAGATTTTACTGGTCCTTACCTACATGTCTCCCTAAATGCACACCATCTTGCTGTTAAGGATAGCCCAATGATctattgttagtgtgtgtgtctgtgtacagtaTACACGTGTATGGGTACTTGTGAGTGTGcgttaggcttgggcggtatccagattgtcataccttTATACCGACCTTGTGCCTTACCGGGATATTCGGTAATACTGACACTGAATACAAGGGCTGCTTTTTCCTCTGTAATCcgaaggttagcaatgctaacaagtacatgtagATTCACATAAagaatgctaactaaatgctaacaaGCGTTGCAAACACTTTCTACGGTCTCTGATCGAAAGTATTTGCAGGACAGACatcccagctcataaagttatacaagtaACAAAAAAATGCAACATCAGTTGGCTGCatgcacaaaacaaatattagacaggaaggctcttgatccaggagggaaATCTCAGCTGTTACCAAACAAagcttgattttggaagaagctaaccacttagctagataTACgtagatagctaactagctactaaattagcaaaccaaatgcacaactgcagagcatttacaacattttagacagttaacttaTTAATTATAAGATATCTAACTGGCAAATATTTAGTTGTGAAATGAAGAACACAATCTTCTTTATCTCCTagcgtattgcacaagttgactgcgggtatttacttaaaaagtagcgACAAATATGAAAATTTAGTTTAAAAAAAGGTACAAATAAATAGTTTCaatggtattgaaaaaccatcctgtggctatttccaaatacctcgCTACATGGTATATATGGTATACAGCCCAAGCCTAGTgtgcatactgtacatgtatgtgtgtgagcaGAGAGACTCCTCTTGcccacacactcatgcacactcTCTTATATCACCCGTAGGTATCCAAGGCCTCAGCGGACCTCATGCACTACTGTGGCGAACATGCCAAGTATGACCCTCTGCTCATGGGCATCCCTGCCTCAGAGAACCCCTTCAAGGACAAAAAGCCTTGCGCTATATTGTAATGACCCCTTTATGTATCTGTTGGATTTTTAATGTTCCTGTATGTCTTTTTTTTCTACTCATCCACCCGTCATGCCTTTAAGCCTATAACCTTACCCTTTAATGAAAATGTTGTATTTTATCACTCACGTTGAACATACTTACAGACATAACATACAATGCATTGATACAGTACATCGTTCAAATATACCTTGGGACACTGACTGTTAATGTGTGTCTGATTTAGCTCAGTGGATTTAGCCGATGTTTCCGACCATCCCTTTAACGAGTCTGTTTTAATCGTATCTTCTGTCATGTATTATAATGACCTAATTTAATATATTTCAGGCTTTCGAGTCATGGTTGGGacatgtggctgtattgtcttctTCCCATTGACTCATCATTGACCCGTGCAGCGTTCACGTGCTAGttggaactaggaaactcagacATGtttgacttgctaactggttgaacaGGGCatgtgtataactacaaccagttagcaaaTCAAACATGTCAGAGTaacctagttccgactagcatgtGAATGCAGCTTCATGCTGTTTATTAATAACTTCCTGGTTCAGCAGGATGGCATCTGGACTGTCAGTGAGCAATAGAGGAAGTAGACCCAGGGACAAATATTTTCTAAAATAGACATCATCAGAGCCCTCAACCTTCTATTAATGTAAAGAGCATAAGTTTTTGATTAGTGCTGAGGATATTTTAACTCACTGCCAATTTTCGGATGGGAAACTGCAGTGTACAGCTAAGACAGGTAATTCACAACCTCAGTATACAGCACTCCACCCAGCCATTTAAACCAGGTGTTACATAACAGAACACTGTGAGCCAAGTCACCTTAACATATTTACGATAGTGATCATGTAATCAATGTATAGGTTGGTATTTTAAAGAGGGGGTTCAGGTACAAGTATTCTGTTGGGAGAGACCATAGGAGGTGCACCAGCTTGGCACATGGGTTGTTATTAATGGTGTAATAAATTATTTTCACTCCAACTATGTGCACTATACCATGTATTTGAGTAGACTGGTCTGATAGACTAgaagtaacatagtaaacgtacatccgggacactcaaattacactgaacaaaaatataaatgcaacatgtgaagggctggtcccatgtttcatgagccgaAAAAAAAATCCCTGAGATATTTCCCTACGCCCAAAAAAATGAATTTCTCTTAAATTACGTGCAAAAAATTGTTTACAcccttgttagtgagcatgtatcctttgtcaagataatcaatctacttgacaggtgtggcatttcaagaagctcattaaactgcatgatcattacacaggtgcaccttgtgctggggacaatcaaaggccactctaaaatgtgcagtttggtcaCACAACGCAATGGCACaattctcaagttttgagggagcgtgcaattgacatgctgactgcaggaatgtccaccagagctgttacctaccataagccacctcccacatccttttagagaatttggcagtacgtccaaccggtctcacaaccggagaccacttgtaaccacaccagcccaggacctccacatctggtttcTTCATCTGTGGGATCGtcagaggagaaaggggggaCTATTTCTgtctgtggggaaaaactaattctgattggctgggcctggctccccagtgggtcggCCTGACTTcgaagtgggtgggcctatacccTCTCAGGCCCACCCATTGCCTCGCCCttgcccagtcatatgaaatccatagattatggcttAATGAATGTATTCATATTGACTGATTTAtttgtatgaactgtaactcaacaaaatcttagaaattgttgcatgttgcattttatattttatttcatgaTAGTATATGACATGTTAcctttggtatggttacataagatagAAAGTTagttaaggcaaaaacaaaaggaggttggttggttgggatgggatgggcgtaTAATGCGAATGTCTAGCAACACAAAGGTTGCATgcttgaatctcatcacggacaaattAAGCATTTTAGCAACTtggcaactacttactacttttttgttgttgctattttacaactacttagcatgttagctaaccctgacCCTTTTAGCTggcccttcccctaaccctaaccttaaaactttTAGCTggcccttcccctaaccttaacccttttagctgtcccttcccctaaccctaaccttaacccttttagcccAACTCCTAACCTGAAGCCCTAAGCCCTagagctaatgttagccagctagctaatgttagccacctaacCAACGTTaaccacaacaaattggaattcgtaacatatcatcaAAAActgatgatggacatccacaaattaacacatatcatacgaaacgtaacatatcatacgaaatggagtGTCTCAATTTACAAACAGAACAATactaaatgctctgagaccacgtTGATTTGAAGCTGACCCCAATGTCCTGTGATAGTACTAAGTATGGTATTTGGGGGGggcaggaccaagtttgggaaactctGTCCTATTGAACAGTAAAAAATAGAATGTCCCGTATGCCCTGTCGGTTAGCTGTTGGGAACATGTCTCGATAAAACGAACCAGCTGTATCGATGTGGTTAGCACAGATAGGCTGGAAAGTATAATTATGTTTGCATTCACAAAGCCTTACAAGTGTTTGCATTGTGGTgtgaagattattatttttttatttgttaaatgaAATGGATCTTTCTGTGCTGATTTCCTGTGATATCTAACTGAATTGTGCCATCGTCTTGTCACTAGCAGAAGAGAAAAGAAAATGTCTGATTGTATACACCTGGTGCTACTGTTTGTAATGTTTGTGTTAACCTCCCTCCAAAAGGTACTTCATTCATCATAAAGGTCTTGAAATCAGAGACAGGGAGACCCAGTAACCCATTATGAATTATTGAGCGATGACAATTGTATCTCAACGACTTTTCTCTCTGACAGTGTATCTCTCTAATATGCTAAATCTGGCTACTGTTACTTTGTGTGACATCACCAGACAATTCTGATTCAACCAGCATACCAGCAATGGCCTTTATATACCTTTGTGAGACTCGTACGTGACCTTTCCCTGACCCTCTGTGAAGACAGTGTGAACCTGGTGGATTAAAGACATCTGTATGTGGATTTGTTCATTATATCAAGTGATGGagcctttgtttctctctctgctgagtACAGTATTTCCTGTTGTTATTAAACATAGATTTATAATTGCACCTTGTCTCCTCTGCTTCTTTATTTTTGTTACTTCCTCACTTTTCTCACTTGATTGTTAGTCTGATGGTGGGTAATATGGTCcggtgtggctcagttggtagatcaAGGCGCTAGCAAAGCCAGGGTTGTGGTTTGAGGGACCACTGCGAAAAAGCACGAAAAATGTATACACTGTataagagcatctactaaatgacaaaaatgtaattaTACTACCACGTGCAAGAATCCATTGTTCCCATTATGTTAAGACAATCTAACAATGAATTGAAACGTATTATTAAAATGCAGCATTCAATATCCCTCCTATCTAAAGGGAATAATTAACAAATACAGGTCTTAATTTGaggcagtttgctacagcaggaaaataatcctgcagttacaggttatgtggattataattaatggacatttttgtaggggttgatacatttttggtaagggaaaatcaagtctcaaatttctaagtggaaattactagctataatacactataagttttgcattgcaggaaagttctccagcaacaagatcctacatctgtacaaagGGGATGCAGACCAAGCTCAACAGTTTGATTCAACTCCAGCCATGTGGCCTAAAGAAAGCTACTGTGAGTTATCTATAGCCTAGCCTTGTTTCCTCTCATTACGTGGGGTCCAGCGAACATGTGTTTATACCTCACCATGGTGAGACTAGAATAGGCCTCGGCCCACGGCCGTCTGGGCCAATGAACTGGAGAGAGCTAAAAATAGGTGCTTGAAACCCTGGTTTCCACTTATCGAGAGAGGAGGCGCTATTTTAAGGATTTGTAAGCCTGAAGCTTGTTCCCCTTTATTTTCTGACCTTGTCTTTGGGCAGCTagtgggtaaaaaaaataacaaattcaGTATGAGGAAAATGTTGGATAGTAACCAAAAGAGACATCTTGTAACGAGtgtgctgagagtcgggaagcaagttcagggagtgtttgaataaataaatgaaacaatAAACAGGTTATacaaacaacgcaccgacatgaaaacagagtcaataacacctgaggaaaggggagtgacagatatagggaagataatcaaggaagtgatggagtccaggtgagtgtcatgaggtgcgcgagacgatggtgacaggtgtgcaggaTAAtaagcagcctgatgacctagaggccggagagggagtatacatgACACATTTTAGATATTGTTCTCTCTTGCACATGATTCATCTCTGCAGCTGGGAAAGCCACAGTAAGTACAGTCTTTTACTATGGATGCCCTTAGGAGCCGTGTCCTGCAGAAGCCTGGCTGCCCATTAACAGTGTATTGATATCGGTGCAAAGCAGGCATATTGGACGCGAAGCACACAGTGTAATCCTGGCAAGCACAATGTCATTGTGTTCCAGGGCGAGCCTGGTGGGCACATTGCTAAGGCCTGGCAGGCCCACTGACCGCGTGCCTCTCTTGGTGAAAGCCTGGCAGtcacagtgtcagtgtgttggaatgTGCTGATGTGTgggagacggggagggaggggggcagcgTTGAACCCATCCCAGCACAGTCCTCTGCACTGTTGGTGGTCCCACCCCCGCACAGCCCCTCGGTTAGGCCGAGCCACTCATTCACCCCCATTCAGCAGTGCAGTGGACCATGCCAAACCATGACATCTgatctactgtctactaccccGAGTGTTCCCTCAGGATGTTGTTACACTGTTGTTACACAATTTATTCAGcaattgtatttgatttattttctctAGTTATATACACTGATAttctgcagtatttattgtattATTAGTGTAATCTGTTGAGTGTTACATGTTGAGAGTAACATGTTGAGTGTAATCTGTTGAGAGTAACATGTTGAGTGTAATCTGTTGAGAGTAACATGTTGAGTGTAATCTGTTGAGAGTAACATGTTGAGAGTAACATGTTGAGTGTAATCTGTTGAGAGTAACATGTTGAGTGTAATCTGTTGAGAGTAACATTTGAGTGTAATCTGTTGAGTGTAATCTGTTGAGAGTAACATGTTGAGTGTAATCTGTTGAGAGTAACATGCTGAGTGTAATCTGTTGAGTAAGTGTAACATGTTGAGTGTAATCTGTTGAGAGTAACATGCTGAGTGTAATCTGTTGAGTAAGTGTAACATGTTGAGTGTAATCTGTTGAGAGTAACATGTTGAGTGTAATCTGTTGAGAGTAACATGTTGAGTGTAATCTGTTGAGAGTAACATTTGAGTGTAATCTGTTGAGTGTAATCTGTTGAGAGTAACATGTTGAGTGTAATCTGTTGAGAGTAACATGCTGAGTGTAATCTGTTGAGTAAGTGTAACATGTTGAGTGTAATCTGTTGAGAGTAACATGCTGAGTGTAATCTGTTGAGTAAGTGTAACATGTTGAGTGTAATCTGTTGAGAGTAACATGCTGAGTGTAATCTGTTGAGTAAGTGTAACATGTTGAGTGTAATCTGTTGAGAGTAACATGTTGAGTGTAATCTGTTGAGTAAGTGTAACATGTTGAGTGTAATCTGTTGAGAGTAACATGCTGAGTGTAATCTGTTGAGTAAGTGTAACATGTTGAGTGTAATCTGTTGAGATAACATGTTGAGTGTAATCTGTTGAGAGTAACATGTTGAGTGTAATCTGTTGAGTGTAATCTGTTGAGAGTAACATGTTGAGTGTAATCTGTTGAGTGTAACATGTTGAGTGTAATCTTTTCAGAGTAACATTTGAGTGTAATCTGTTGAGAGTAACATGTTGAGTGTAATCTGTTAAGAGTAACATTTGAGTGTAACATGTTGAGTGTAATCTGTTGAGTGTAACATGTTGAGTGTAATCTGTTGAGAGTAACATTTGAGTGTAACATGTTGAGAGTAACATGTTGAGTGTAATCTGTTGAGAGTAACATTTGAGTGTAACATGTTGAGAGTAACATGTTGAGTGTAATCTGTTGAGTAACCTGTATTACATTGAGTGAAAAATATGATTCAGATTATTTTGATGACCTGAGTATTTATTGTCCTATACAACCTTCTTAAACCCCCTATACAACTTTTGCGTATGTCGATGGTAATAACCGGAAAACACAGGGATACCCAAGGAGCCGGTTGGGTAGTTACTAAGGGCTGGGGAATGTAAAATTCCTCCTGTGACTGACTTGAACTCCTCCAGTACCAACATAAACCTTACATCACACCTCCCCTACTTTTATCTAACCTTTCCCCCAAACACCACCAACACAATACCACATGACATCAGTGTCACACCCTCAACTGGTCGTCACACACCTTAGTTACGACATGGTAACCTTTAACACAGTGCTGTTGGGAGGGTCTACCCAGTCCTGTTAtgaatatataatatacattattaTTGATGAAAATATCATAGAATCCATTTATTAAATGATTTGCAGTCAGAGTAAGAAAATATGAAAAACGATTAAAAAACACCAATAAAAATATTAGCAATATTGGAGTTGTTAATCATTAAACACATTCTAGAAGATAATTAAAGCCATCTACAATGAAACGTTGTTTTCCCGTGCAAAGGTGACAAGCTCTTGTGATCATGACAAACCAGGGGAAAGCCTGCCTTGCATCAGCTCTGACATCATCCACACCCAACGCCAACGTCACCTGTGAGCATGTAGAGGAAGGACTGGGGGAGAGCGCGTTATACAACCTACACGCACGGCAGTGTCTACCTTACACAACTCTCCAAGGGCGTAAAGTCATGCGCTCTCTACCGCACCTTCCGTGCGAAATGCTAATAAACAGCAACCGGCTCAAACAGCCTCCTCGCAAGCAGCATGTGTTTGATAATTGGGGGAAAGTTTACACTATAACCTCACTCAGCAGAGGTTTTGTAATATGTTTGTTATTTGACGCGATTGATATGTACTATGTTCCCCTGGATATGCTCTATTAGTTAAAGCAGTGAAGTGTTTCTGTTTCCATTCTACCTTTATTCACCTGAGCACTCACTATTGTCTTGTTCAGCAGATAGTTCTGCATGCAAGTGGACAATCAACGCGTGTGTGTACTACGCAGAACCCTGGATTGTCAAATGTGCACGTGAGCACTGTGGGTGCACTTTGCACACGTGCAGTACTTTTCCTAGCGAGGCAGCAGGTAGGTGTGAGGCATTCAAAGAGGTATGCAGGAAGGGCTCTCAGCTTACCGGTGGGCTGAATTCAGGACGATGAAAAGGGGGAAGGCATACGGATGAATGAGCAGGATCATGCTGACAAAGCGTGGTGGGGGTGGGGCTATTGTCACCTGGCAAGAGGATGTCACTGAGTGCATAGAGCCCAGTGTGACCTCCACGATCTGCATGTGATTCCCTATACAAATGTTGTGGGTCAAAGTTCAACTAGCTTTGTTACATTTCCAGAAATTTTGAAAAAAAATGAATGAGAAGGACCATCGAGTTCTGGctcaaaaaatatgttttattgacCACAATAATACATTTGTGCTTTTGCAGAGAATTTCATATAGATAATGGTAAAAAATGGctaatataaatacatttaaatatcaTAAGAAATAACttaactgtaaaaaaaaagaacTTTTCACTTGAGTAAAAAACATTTGGCATTGGAAACACTGACTGAATGCATAGTATCTTGAATATTCATTAGATATTTAGCCCTTCCCTTTTTAAATAATTACAAAACAAAAGTAACGACAACATCAACAGtgtgaataaaaaatgaaattgcAAAAGTCCAGTGTTTCTACAAGTGCTCTGTTTCTGCAGAGAGACACCAAGGCCATGGTCCTCTTAACAACAGTGCCTATTTTTGTTGCTATCCCTCTTTAAAGTCCCCACAAGGTGAAGTGCTCTGCCATACATGCTTTTATCCTTCTGTACAGTGTGTCCATCTTCTGTTAAAAAGCAAAGACATCGGTTTCGGTCTCGTGACCGAACATAAAATGTGCCTCATCTCGCCTCGACTGCCATAGCCGAGAGTTTAACTCCACCAGCCCAGTGGAAACCATCCTCTTTTGTATCCCATCTAGATGGCAGGGTCTGATCTTTTTTTCTTCTCGAAATGCCTTATTTTGTGGTCGTTTATCTTGTTTTTCCTCCATCAGGAATTTCCCCA carries:
- the LOC139375918 gene encoding guanine nucleotide-binding protein G(I)/G(S)/G(O) subunit gamma-12-like — protein: MSSKMPSSNNVTQARRTVQQLKIEASIERIKVSKASADLMHYCGEHAKYDPLLMGIPASENPFKDKKPCAIL